A genomic region of Leishmania braziliensis MHOM/BR/75/M2904 complete genome, chromosome 33 contains the following coding sequences:
- a CDS encoding putative recombinase rad51, which produces MALIECSESLSSATKAKLRDAGILYVSDVVALLSSKCYHAGDDSEDQVLSVLRHPSALLRHQVSRSDSRPPRRLKPDTPGERGGAFDDQSEPAHISALRETAMRSTLRKVAGASGFLNLTEDEVNEIVEMAIHATVMADEASKKHSVTASSAQGRHSSYGALSSSPPRPPESPSRFTNSAPNTRENAHATDSHTGAIPGCRTLRELYAEVEARQARGLPTHVTTFSRQLDGILGGGIPVDGVTEISGPPGVGKTQLLMQLAVSCAMPVEFGGMGGACLFVDTEGSFVVERLEQMATAAVSLVRTILFSRSSLPRSETAVAPPAVTRQPPGSHRKRCRSPPLGPHTVPYSHGSCPTTGGTPGIQEEFTVESVLQRVHYVRVTDLAGLLALLYSLPSWLEEERSDEAKAVDTGSTAATSTCSSRQDKSAGSGVRATVRMVLIDSIALPFRSSDDFHRGNFGRSTGGGGDSAMDLLSYTGRGAAPNSLLLQSPHRLLSKHGLWQRSRLLFQCSTLLEHVAATFQLAIVVTNHMTTKTLRDVALNHPTNGSATEGPACSAAAAEGNAGQLRQNVLVPALGDMWSHGLSTRLLLSFHHYDIPVCSFVDLPTSPTTATVCTEDVVYSLTARQQASLRSVAQHRVVRVLKCSGQPRREACFLITSKGIRDARKDMVSQRFANSVGASESHQ; this is translated from the coding sequence ATGGCACTGATCGAGTGCTCCGAGTCGCTTTCTTCCGCCACAAAGGCGAAGCTGCGGGACGCCGGCATCCTCTACGTTTCGGACGTagtcgccctcctctcctctaaGTGTTACCACGCTGGTGATGACAGCGAGGACCAGGTGCTTTCAGTGTTGCGGCATCCCAGCGCCCTATTGAGGCATCAAGTATCAAGGAGCGACTCCCGTCCGCCGCGCCGACTGAAACCTGATACTCCCGGAGAGCGTGGTGGCGCTTTCGATGATCAGAGCGAGCCAGCCCACATCTCGGCGCTACGAGAGACGGCGATGCGATCGACTCTCCGCAAAGTGGCTGGCGCGTCAGGGTTTCTGAATCTTACCGAGGACGAGGTGAACGAGATTGTGGAAATGGCGATACACGCCACAGTAATGGCCGACGAGGCCTCTAAGAAACATAGTGTTACTGCTTCAAGCGCGCAAGGGAGGCATTCCTCTTATGGCGCGTTatcctcttcgcctcctcgtcctccggAGTCCCCATCTCGGTTCACTAACTCTGCACCCAACACACGCGAGAACGCCCATGCGACTGACAGTCACACTGGTGCAATCCCGGGGTGTCGTACGCTACGTGAGCTCTATGCGGAGGTCGAGGCCCGGCAGGCACGGGGTCTTCCGACCCATGTGACAACCTTTTCTCGCCAACTCGACGGCATACTTGGCGGTGGCATTCCTGTTGATGGCGTGACCGAGATCAGTGGCCCTCCTGGTGTTGGGAAGACACAGCTGCTAATGCAGTTAGCTGTTAGCTGTGCCATGCCAGTAGAGTTCGGAGGGATGGGTGGGGCGTGCCTGTTCGTGGATACAGAGGGCAGCTTTGTAGTGGAGCGCTTAGAGCagatggcgacggcggcggtgtcgctCGTGCGCACCATTCTGTTCTCTCGATCGTCGCTGCCACGAAGTGAGACGGCCGTTGCGCCACCAGCAGTTACGCGACAGCCTCCCGGCTCGCATAGAAAGCGATGCCGATCTCCACCACTGGGGCCCCACACGGTGCCGTATTCACACGGTAGTTGCCCGACGACGGGGGGCACACCAGGTATTCAGGAAGAGTTTACTGTGGAGTCCGTGCTGCAACGCGTCCACTACGTTCGGGTAACAGACCTGGCAGGACTACTCGCGCTCCTATACAGTCTACCGTCGTGGcttgaggaggagcgcagcgaCGAGGCGAAGGCTGTTGACACGGGGAGCACAGCTGCTACGTCGACATGCTCTTCAAGGCAGGACAAGAGCGCAGGCAGCGGTGTGCGCGCGACAGTGCGGATGGTGCTGATCGACTCTATCGCGCTGCCGTTTCGCTCCTCTGACGACTTCCATAGAGGCAATTTCGGGAGGAGcacaggtggtggtggggacaGCGCCATGGATCTACTCAGCTACACAGGCAGAGGTGCCGCGCCTAACAGCCTCCTCTTGCAGTCCCCCCACAGGCTCTTGTCGAAGCACGGACTCTGGCAACGCTCGCGGCTGTTGTTTCAGTGCAGTACGCTGTTGGAGCACGTGGCAGCTACATTTCAGCTGGCTATCGTGGTGACCAATCACATGACAACCAAGACACTGCGCGACGTTGCCTTGAATCACCCCACCAACGGAAGCGCAACAGAAGGACCCGcttgctctgctgcagctgctgagggCAACGCCGGCCAGCTGCGGCAGAACGTTCTCGTTCCGGCCCTCGGCGACATGTGGAGCCATGGCCTCTCTACACGGCTTCTGCTTTCTTTTCATCACTACGATATCCCAGTCTGCAGTTTTGTCGATCTACCAACTTCTCCGACGACCGCTACAGTCTGCACAGAAGACGTCGTTTACTCCCTGacagcacggcagcaggcTTCTTTACGCagcgtcgcgcagcaccgggtggtgcgtgtgctcAAGTGCAGTGGCCAGCCGAGGCGAGAAGCGTGCTTCCTTATCACGTCGAAGGGGATCCGTGATGCTCGCAAGGACATGGTGTCGCAGCGTTTTGCTAACAGTGTTGGTGCCAGCGAGTCGCACCAATAG